Proteins found in one Mucilaginibacter gracilis genomic segment:
- a CDS encoding HD domain-containing protein, which produces MVNNDAINKTAQYVEQTLQGAEAGHDWWHIQRVWKNAQLIGQQEPVDMLVVELAALLHDIADSKFNNGDEEIGPQLAISFLQSIAVDAGVVEHVQQIIRNMSFKASFGEIVFTSPELQVVQDADRLDAIGAIGIARAFTYGGFKNREMYNPNIAPNLNMSKDEYKNSAAPTINHFYEKLLLLTDKMNTTSGKQIAAQRHQFMLHYLEQFYAEWDGFK; this is translated from the coding sequence ATGGTTAATAATGATGCAATAAATAAAACAGCACAATACGTTGAGCAAACCTTGCAAGGTGCCGAAGCCGGGCACGATTGGTGGCACATACAACGCGTTTGGAAAAACGCACAATTGATAGGCCAACAAGAGCCTGTTGATATGCTGGTAGTAGAACTTGCAGCATTACTGCATGACATTGCCGATAGTAAATTTAACAATGGCGACGAAGAGATTGGCCCTCAATTAGCCATAAGCTTTTTACAAAGCATAGCGGTTGATGCCGGGGTTGTTGAGCATGTACAACAAATTATCCGCAATATGTCGTTCAAAGCCAGCTTTGGCGAAATTGTTTTTACATCTCCCGAGCTACAGGTTGTGCAGGATGCCGATAGGCTTGATGCCATTGGCGCAATTGGCATAGCCCGCGCATTTACATACGGCGGTTTTAAAAACCGCGAAATGTACAACCCTAATATTGCGCCCAACCTTAACATGAGTAAAGATGAGTACAAAAACTCGGCTGCTCCAACAATTAATCACTTTTACGAAAAACTGTTGCTGCTAACCGATAAAATGAATACAACATCGGGCAAACAAATAGCAGCGCAGCGCCACCAATTTATGCTGCATTATTTAGAGCAGTTTTATGCCGAATGGGACGGCTTTAAGTAA
- a CDS encoding alpha/beta hydrolase, with protein sequence MYPNLFVTEMAITEEILTLSSKVLGRDVTCTLLVPSEYNKAEAINLLLLNDGQEIENLQVKLTLLNLYNAHKIKPVLVAAIHAGDERLQEYGTAGQPDYKKRGSKAGQYTQFIIQELLPFLKQNTGINAFASTVFAGFSLGGLSAFDIAWNNADVFDKAGAFSGSFWWRSKGLDDGYHDGDRIMHHIISNTQAKPELKFWIQTGTADETADRNNNGIIDSIDDAIDLIGELELKGYTRPADIQYLEVVGGKHDMPTWAQAMPKFLSWAFKA encoded by the coding sequence ATGTATCCGAATTTGTTTGTTACCGAAATGGCCATTACCGAAGAAATATTAACATTATCATCCAAAGTGCTGGGGCGCGATGTTACCTGCACCCTGCTAGTGCCTTCGGAATATAATAAAGCCGAAGCCATTAATTTATTGCTGTTAAACGATGGGCAGGAAATTGAAAACCTGCAAGTAAAACTAACCCTGCTTAATTTATATAACGCCCATAAAATTAAGCCTGTTTTAGTTGCTGCCATACACGCCGGAGATGAGCGCCTGCAAGAATACGGTACCGCCGGCCAACCCGATTATAAAAAGCGCGGTAGTAAGGCCGGCCAATACACTCAATTTATAATACAGGAGCTTTTACCTTTTTTAAAGCAAAACACCGGGATTAATGCCTTTGCGTCCACAGTTTTTGCAGGGTTTTCGTTAGGGGGCTTATCCGCATTTGATATTGCCTGGAATAACGCTGATGTATTTGACAAGGCTGGTGCTTTTTCGGGTTCGTTTTGGTGGAGAAGCAAGGGTTTGGACGACGGCTACCATGATGGCGACCGGATTATGCATCATATTATTAGTAATACTCAGGCTAAACCGGAACTGAAATTCTGGATACAAACCGGCACTGCCGACGAAACTGCCGACAGGAATAACAATGGCATCATAGATTCGATAGATGATGCCATTGATTTGATAGGTGAGCTTGAATTAAAAGGCTACACCCGCCCCGCCGATATACAATATCTGGAAGTGGTTGGCGGCAAACACGATATGCCCACATGGGCGCAGGCTATGCCTAAATTTTTAAGCTGGGCGTTTAAGGCCTAA
- a CDS encoding esterase family protein produces the protein MKEEYKRWYSRNLSRHLDMLIFGDRGYPVILFPTSMGRYYQNKDFGLIESVRWFIEQGLVKIYCIDSIDEQSWYNKAIHPADRARTHVAYDKMLDQELAPWAMYETGASKIAVAGCSFGGYHAANFAFKHPDKVAHLFSMGGAFDIKQFTNGFYNDDIFYNNPPDFLPGSNQANLWQMNIILGTAHDDFCKGENIRLSNILKQKHINHWLDIRNGTHDWPVWRQMFPHYLSTIK, from the coding sequence TTGAAAGAAGAATACAAACGTTGGTACTCGCGCAACCTGAGCCGGCACCTTGATATGTTGATTTTTGGCGACCGCGGCTACCCGGTTATCCTGTTCCCAACCTCAATGGGGCGGTATTATCAAAATAAAGATTTTGGCTTGATTGAGAGTGTACGCTGGTTTATTGAGCAGGGCCTTGTGAAAATATATTGTATAGATTCTATCGACGAGCAAAGCTGGTACAATAAAGCCATCCACCCGGCCGACCGCGCGCGAACTCATGTTGCTTACGATAAAATGCTTGACCAGGAACTGGCTCCATGGGCCATGTACGAAACCGGAGCGAGTAAAATAGCCGTAGCTGGCTGTAGCTTTGGCGGTTACCATGCGGCTAACTTTGCATTTAAACATCCCGATAAGGTGGCGCATTTATTTTCGATGGGTGGCGCGTTCGATATTAAACAGTTTACCAACGGGTTTTACAACGACGATATTTTTTATAACAACCCGCCCGATTTTTTGCCCGGAAGCAACCAGGCCAACCTGTGGCAAATGAACATTATTTTAGGCACGGCCCACGATGATTTTTGCAAAGGCGAAAATATCCGCCTGTCGAATATTTTAAAACAAAAACATATTAACCATTGGTTAGATATTCGCAACGGCACACACGACTGGCCGGTTTGGCGCCAAATGTTTCCTCACTATTTATCTACCATTAAATAA
- a CDS encoding MIP family channel protein, with translation MKKYLAEFIGTFSLVLFGCGAAVVAGKTIPITVADAPTGIGLLGISLAFGFAVVVMAYAIGPISGCHINPAITIAMLVAKKIGLKDAIGYVIAQLAGATLAAFALLEIQKGAPGFSMGEWALGANGWGPGYLGGYTTTAAFIAETLLTFLFLFVIFATTSKLGNSNMAGLAIGLTLVLIHLLAIPITGTSVNPARSFGPAILAGGKALQQLWLFMVAPVVGGILAALLWRGVFETKEEAAA, from the coding sequence ATGAAAAAGTATTTAGCAGAATTTATCGGGACATTTTCCCTGGTCCTATTCGGTTGTGGCGCTGCTGTTGTCGCCGGTAAAACAATCCCCATTACAGTTGCCGATGCACCTACCGGCATTGGCCTTTTAGGTATATCGTTAGCCTTTGGTTTCGCGGTTGTTGTAATGGCCTACGCCATTGGCCCAATATCAGGTTGCCACATCAATCCGGCTATTACCATTGCTATGCTGGTAGCTAAAAAAATAGGTTTAAAGGATGCAATAGGCTACGTTATAGCCCAGTTAGCAGGTGCAACTTTAGCGGCCTTTGCTTTATTAGAAATTCAGAAAGGTGCTCCCGGCTTCAGCATGGGCGAATGGGCCCTGGGCGCAAACGGATGGGGGCCGGGTTACTTAGGCGGCTATACCACAACGGCGGCCTTTATTGCCGAAACATTGCTTACCTTTTTGTTTTTATTCGTAATTTTTGCAACCACTTCTAAACTAGGCAACTCAAACATGGCTGGTTTAGCAATAGGGCTTACTTTGGTGCTTATCCATTTACTGGCTATACCTATAACAGGCACTTCTGTAAATCCGGCACGTAGCTTTGGTCCGGCTATATTGGCTGGCGGTAAAGCCTTACAACAATTATGGCTATTTATGGTGGCCCCTGTTGTTGGCGGCATTTTGGCGGCATTGTTATGGCGCGGTGTATTTGAAACCAAAGAAGAAGCGGCGGCTTAA
- a CDS encoding ATP-grasp domain-containing protein produces MKKIGILFGQENTFPQAFIDRVNQKAVKGITAEFVNINKVMQAEPLDYAVIIDRISQDVPFYRATLKNAAICGTAVINNPFWWSADEKFFNNALAVKIGVPVPKTVILPSKELPDDTTSQSFRNLAYPLDWKGIFEYVGFPAYMKPFDGGGWKEVYRIENEQDFFEKYNGTKQYVMMLQEEVVFDDYFRCYCIGGKHVRIMQYEPRNPHHLRYQHGKAPASKKILDLVEGYVLKLNQYLGYDFNTVEFAIRDGVPYAIDFCNPAPDADIKSVGEENFEWVVETAANYAIERAKAQKDGVDNLTWGQYVKSGAAGLPLIAATPKKAVKADVTIGEPIKETKTVKKVVAPKAEKEVKPKKTTNNK; encoded by the coding sequence ATGAAGAAAATAGGAATTCTATTTGGGCAAGAAAACACGTTTCCACAGGCGTTTATTGACAGGGTTAATCAAAAAGCTGTAAAAGGCATTACCGCCGAGTTTGTTAACATTAACAAGGTAATGCAAGCCGAGCCGCTTGATTATGCTGTTATTATCGACAGAATTTCGCAGGATGTGCCCTTTTATCGCGCAACACTAAAAAACGCAGCCATTTGTGGTACAGCAGTTATTAACAACCCCTTTTGGTGGAGTGCCGACGAAAAATTTTTTAACAATGCCCTCGCGGTTAAAATAGGTGTGCCTGTGCCCAAAACGGTTATTTTGCCATCAAAAGAATTACCTGACGATACCACCTCACAATCTTTCCGAAACCTGGCGTACCCGCTTGATTGGAAAGGCATTTTTGAATACGTAGGTTTCCCCGCATACATGAAACCGTTTGACGGTGGCGGCTGGAAAGAGGTTTACCGCATTGAAAACGAACAAGACTTTTTTGAAAAATATAACGGAACAAAACAATATGTAATGATGCTACAGGAAGAAGTTGTTTTTGACGATTACTTCCGTTGTTATTGCATTGGCGGCAAACATGTGCGCATTATGCAATACGAGCCGCGCAACCCGCACCACTTGCGTTACCAACACGGCAAAGCACCTGCCTCTAAAAAAATACTGGATTTGGTTGAAGGGTACGTATTAAAGCTGAACCAATATTTAGGTTACGATTTTAACACCGTTGAATTTGCCATACGCGATGGTGTACCTTATGCCATTGATTTTTGTAACCCCGCCCCAGATGCCGATATAAAAAGCGTAGGCGAAGAAAATTTTGAATGGGTTGTTGAAACTGCCGCCAATTACGCCATTGAACGCGCGAAGGCACAAAAAGACGGCGTTGATAATTTAACCTGGGGCCAATATGTAAAAAGCGGTGCAGCAGGTTTACCGTTAATTGCGGCAACGCCTAAAAAAGCAGTTAAAGCTGATGTTACTATTGGTGAGCCAATAAAGGAAACCAAAACGGTTAAAAAGGTAGTTGCGCCAAAAGCGGAAAAGGAAGTTAAGCCTAAGAAGACCACCAACAACAAATAA
- a CDS encoding carboxylate-amine ligase: protein MNEFTLGVEEEFMVIDPVSRELKSHEQKIVDAAQKILEDQVKAEMHQAVVEVGTHICRNTDEARAEVTKLRRTVAGLAGDMGLRIGAAGTHPFSHWQHQLITDHPRYFEIVDEMQDAARSNLIFGLHVHVGIQSREMAIHIANQVRYFLPHVYALSTNSPFWEGRNTGFKSYRTKVFDKFPRTGIPDYFSSIEEYDSYIKLLVKTNCIDNAKKIWWDIRVHPFFETIEFRICDCPMLIDETMAFTALFQCLCAKLYKLRLQNMNFITYSRALINENKWRAARYGIDGKMIDFGKQLEVNTRALVLELLDFVDDVVDELGCRQDLAYVHKILEHGTGADRQLEIYKQKGSFIDVVDYITSQTLLGT, encoded by the coding sequence ATGAACGAATTTACCTTAGGTGTTGAAGAAGAATTTATGGTGATAGATCCCGTTAGCCGGGAACTAAAATCGCACGAGCAAAAAATTGTGGATGCCGCGCAAAAAATACTGGAAGACCAGGTAAAGGCCGAAATGCACCAGGCCGTTGTTGAAGTAGGCACACACATTTGCCGTAACACCGATGAAGCACGCGCCGAGGTAACCAAACTGCGCCGCACTGTTGCCGGCTTGGCCGGTGATATGGGTTTACGTATTGGTGCTGCTGGCACACATCCTTTTTCGCACTGGCAACATCAGTTGATAACAGATCATCCGCGTTATTTTGAAATTGTTGACGAAATGCAGGATGCCGCCCGCTCAAACCTTATTTTTGGTTTACATGTGCATGTCGGCATCCAATCGCGCGAGATGGCTATCCATATTGCTAACCAGGTGCGTTACTTTTTACCACACGTTTATGCGCTATCAACCAATTCGCCTTTTTGGGAAGGGCGCAATACCGGCTTTAAATCGTATCGTACAAAAGTGTTTGATAAATTTCCGCGAACCGGCATCCCCGATTATTTTAGCAGCATTGAAGAATACGATAGTTATATAAAACTACTGGTTAAAACCAACTGCATTGATAACGCTAAAAAAATATGGTGGGACATTCGTGTGCATCCCTTTTTTGAAACCATAGAGTTTCGCATTTGCGATTGCCCGATGCTTATTGATGAAACCATGGCCTTTACAGCACTGTTTCAATGCCTCTGCGCCAAGCTATATAAACTGCGCTTGCAAAACATGAACTTTATTACCTACAGCCGTGCGCTCATTAACGAAAACAAATGGCGCGCAGCACGCTACGGCATTGATGGCAAAATGATTGATTTTGGCAAACAACTAGAAGTAAACACCCGTGCCCTGGTTTTAGAACTATTAGATTTTGTTGACGATGTGGTTGACGAACTGGGCTGCCGCCAGGATTTAGCCTATGTACATAAAATTTTAGAACACGGCACCGGGGCCGACAGGCAACTGGAAATTTACAAACAAAAGGGAAGCTTTATTGATGTTGTTGATTATATCACCTCTCAAACTTTATTAGGAACGTAG
- a CDS encoding type 1 glutamine amidotransferase, producing the protein MQTDKTEIKAAIIDLYQDYPNQGMRSFQDLLKQYRTQHNVNLTYQIFDLRGKNEVPDLSFDLYISSGGPGSPLDSEGSEWERLYWNLIDAIDGHNQSNATNKKHVLFVCHSFQLMCRRLKLGDVNMRHSESFGIFPTHQTEAGLNDPLLEGLADPFFIVDSREWQVINPDEQRFAETGSQLLALEKERPHVPRPRAMMAIRFNDYFFGTQFHPEADPEGMKIHFADEEKKQLIIAEYGQARYDDMLQGLAHPEKIVLTHKTIIPKFIQQALQSLQEV; encoded by the coding sequence ATGCAGACAGATAAAACAGAAATAAAAGCGGCTATAATTGATTTATACCAGGATTACCCCAACCAGGGTATGCGCAGTTTTCAGGATTTGTTGAAACAGTATAGAACGCAACATAACGTAAACTTAACTTACCAGATATTTGACCTCCGTGGCAAAAACGAAGTACCCGATTTAAGTTTCGATCTTTACATATCAAGCGGCGGCCCCGGTAGTCCGTTGGATTCCGAAGGCTCTGAATGGGAACGTTTATATTGGAATTTAATTGATGCTATCGATGGGCACAACCAATCAAACGCAACAAATAAAAAACATGTGCTTTTTGTTTGTCACTCGTTTCAACTGATGTGCCGCAGGTTAAAACTGGGCGATGTAAATATGCGTCATTCCGAATCATTTGGCATATTCCCAACGCACCAAACCGAAGCCGGTTTAAACGACCCTTTACTTGAGGGCCTTGCCGATCCGTTTTTTATTGTGGATTCGCGCGAGTGGCAGGTAATCAATCCCGATGAACAGCGCTTTGCCGAAACAGGTTCACAACTACTGGCTTTAGAGAAAGAGCGCCCGCATGTGCCGCGCCCACGCGCCATGATGGCCATCCGTTTTAACGATTACTTTTTTGGCACACAGTTTCACCCCGAGGCCGACCCAGAAGGCATGAAGATACACTTTGCCGACGAGGAGAAAAAGCAACTGATTATAGCCGAATACGGGCAAGCCAGATATGACGATATGCTGCAAGGTTTAGCCCATCCGGAAAAAATTGTGCTTACTCATAAAACTATTATACCTAAATTTATACAACAGGCTTTGCAAAGCTTACAGGAGGTTTAA
- a CDS encoding FeoB-associated Cys-rich membrane protein, whose product MNFQIIIVLLIFAAALFYVGRMIYNSISAKKSCGSNCKCGVDFSNIEQTKSAK is encoded by the coding sequence ATGAATTTTCAGATTATTATAGTGTTACTAATTTTTGCGGCAGCCCTGTTTTATGTAGGCCGCATGATATATAATAGCATATCCGCAAAAAAAAGCTGTGGCTCAAACTGTAAATGCGGAGTAGATTTTTCAAATATTGAGCAAACTAAATCTGCTAAATAA
- a CDS encoding glycosyltransferase has protein sequence MSNKQVFQADTPGRWTRFKWLSRLLIILLLCGVVGAVITITSKEYPSLPNLTESPKKISKEQLEALKHSTKYKDFKLQKDELQALRHNLRLHQLKHPSNKDRINAAFYVNWDSQSFFSLEDHIGKLDMIVSEWFFIAPGKDTVTSKVDTALMHLNKKYKKPIIAQISNYVNKDNISGGWDTKDVERIIKSKKLRAVFIASVLDKLTKYNLQGVNLDFEDLKDRNNDNFIKFQKELYTALHARKFLVTQDVVPQNDDYDVEELVKYNDYLFIMAYDQHTESSNDGDISHQRWVESQLDDICSQIPSEKVILVVGAYGYDWPENSIGTPVTYQQAISTAFRNKSQIVFNPESANLHFKYTELNGVPHSVYFTDAITNFNIIRMADDWSTAGVALWRLGSEDPRLWSFFDKNLSLDSLKKTGVDKSKLTTVGLNDRIDYSGNGEVLDLVSTPSPGLIDIKLDPKTFNITNQTYVKLPTKYQIRKYGYSPGKIVLTFDDGPDPDYTPQILEILKQEKVPASFFVVGSMVEKNIPLLRQEFEAGYEIGNHTFFHPDVSAISLDRVKLELNATRKLIESITGRSTILFRPPFNADAEPTTIAEVIPVALSREQSYINIGESIDPHDWEPGVTADSIVARVIAQEKNGSMLLLHDAGGDTREETVKALPRIIHFFKSKGYQFTTIADVLGKTRNDLMPPITDDADSGIIGRMYNLFILSIFYGNWFLLYLFLSAIFLAMGRIILIGILALRQFSEDKKDVPERMANINLPPVSIIVPAYNEEITATRTIQSLLETKYKDFEIIFVDDGSKDKTFEIVKAAFEGNPRIKILTKPNGGKASALNWGIAQATHDFVICIDADTQLKDDAVYNLMVYFTDDEIGAVAGTVKVGNENNLITKWQSIEYITAQNMDRRAFDLLNSITVVPGAIGAFRKQAINDAGGFTYDTLAEDCDLTMRILKQGYIVKNCAEAIAYTEAPESISMLLKQRFRWSFGVMQSFWKNRDALFNKKYKFFGMVGMPNILIFQIILPLFSPLADLMMIFGLFGDHKEKIIIYYVAFVLVDLLVGVIAFKLERENYKKLVYIIPQRFVWRQLMYYVLFKSIRRAVKGELSGWGVLKRTGNVTAREGAPKP, from the coding sequence ATGTCTAACAAGCAGGTTTTTCAGGCGGATACCCCGGGAAGGTGGACGCGTTTTAAGTGGCTAAGCCGGTTACTAATTATTTTGCTGTTATGCGGCGTGGTTGGTGCAGTAATCACTATTACATCTAAGGAATATCCCAGCCTTCCCAATTTAACCGAGAGCCCAAAAAAGATCTCTAAAGAACAGTTAGAGGCGCTAAAGCACTCTACAAAATACAAAGATTTCAAACTCCAAAAAGACGAGTTGCAGGCTTTAAGGCATAATTTACGCTTGCACCAATTAAAGCACCCCAGTAATAAAGATCGTATAAATGCCGCATTTTACGTAAACTGGGATAGCCAATCGTTTTTCTCGCTCGAAGATCATATCGGTAAATTAGATATGATAGTGAGCGAGTGGTTTTTTATTGCACCGGGCAAAGATACGGTTACATCAAAGGTTGATACGGCTTTGATGCACCTCAACAAAAAATACAAAAAGCCAATCATCGCGCAAATATCTAATTACGTTAACAAAGACAACATTAGCGGCGGCTGGGATACTAAGGATGTTGAACGCATTATTAAAAGCAAAAAGCTGCGGGCCGTTTTTATTGCCAGTGTGTTAGATAAGCTTACCAAATATAATTTACAAGGCGTAAATCTTGATTTTGAGGATCTTAAAGACCGGAACAACGATAACTTTATCAAGTTTCAAAAAGAACTGTACACGGCGCTTCATGCACGCAAGTTTTTGGTTACGCAGGATGTTGTGCCTCAAAATGATGATTATGATGTTGAAGAATTGGTAAAGTATAATGACTATCTCTTCATTATGGCTTATGACCAACATACCGAATCGAGCAATGATGGTGATATTTCGCACCAGCGCTGGGTTGAATCGCAGTTGGACGATATTTGCAGCCAAATACCCAGTGAAAAAGTAATATTGGTTGTGGGTGCCTACGGTTACGATTGGCCCGAAAACAGTATTGGCACACCGGTTACCTACCAGCAAGCCATTAGTACAGCGTTTAGAAACAAGAGTCAAATTGTTTTCAATCCCGAATCGGCAAACCTACACTTTAAATACACCGAGCTAAATGGCGTGCCGCATTCGGTTTACTTTACCGATGCGATAACCAATTTTAACATTATCCGCATGGCCGACGATTGGTCAACCGCGGGTGTAGCACTTTGGCGACTTGGGTCGGAAGATCCGCGTTTGTGGAGTTTCTTTGATAAAAATTTATCGCTTGATTCCCTGAAAAAAACAGGTGTTGATAAAAGCAAATTAACAACCGTTGGCTTAAATGATCGTATTGACTATTCGGGCAATGGCGAGGTTCTCGATCTGGTATCAACCCCATCGCCAGGATTAATTGACATCAAGCTTGATCCTAAAACATTTAACATTACCAACCAAACTTACGTAAAGCTCCCCACCAAATATCAAATCAGGAAATACGGGTACTCGCCGGGTAAAATTGTTTTAACCTTTGATGATGGCCCCGACCCGGATTACACGCCGCAAATACTGGAGATATTGAAGCAAGAAAAGGTACCTGCATCCTTTTTTGTGGTTGGTTCAATGGTCGAAAAAAATATCCCGCTGCTGCGGCAGGAGTTTGAAGCCGGTTATGAGATAGGGAACCATACGTTTTTCCACCCCGATGTATCAGCAATCAGCCTTGATCGTGTAAAGCTGGAACTGAATGCTACCCGTAAATTAATAGAATCTATAACCGGGCGCAGCACCATTTTATTCCGCCCGCCTTTTAATGCCGATGCCGAGCCTACTACCATTGCCGAGGTTATACCGGTTGCGTTAAGCCGCGAGCAAAGCTATATTAACATTGGCGAATCTATCGACCCGCATGATTGGGAACCCGGCGTTACCGCCGATAGTATTGTGGCAAGGGTTATTGCGCAGGAAAAAAACGGATCGATGCTATTGCTGCACGATGCCGGCGGCGACACCCGCGAAGAAACCGTAAAGGCACTACCACGTATTATCCATTTCTTTAAAAGCAAAGGTTACCAGTTTACAACCATTGCCGATGTTTTGGGCAAAACCCGTAACGATTTAATGCCACCTATTACCGACGATGCTGATAGCGGTATTATTGGCAGGATGTATAACCTTTTCATTTTAAGCATATTTTATGGCAACTGGTTTTTGCTATATCTGTTTTTATCGGCCATATTCCTGGCTATGGGCCGCATAATACTCATAGGTATTTTAGCATTAAGGCAGTTTTCGGAAGATAAAAAAGATGTTCCCGAACGGATGGCAAATATCAACCTGCCGCCGGTTAGTATTATAGTACCCGCTTATAATGAAGAGATTACCGCCACGCGTACTATACAAAGCTTGCTGGAAACCAAATACAAAGATTTTGAAATTATTTTTGTTGACGACGGATCTAAAGATAAAACCTTCGAAATAGTAAAGGCAGCGTTTGAGGGCAACCCGCGCATCAAAATATTAACTAAACCTAACGGTGGTAAAGCATCGGCATTAAATTGGGGTATAGCACAGGCCACTCACGATTTTGTGATTTGTATTGATGCCGATACTCAACTAAAAGATGATGCAGTTTACAACCTGATGGTTTACTTTACCGACGACGAAATAGGTGCTGTTGCCGGTACCGTAAAAGTTGGTAACGAAAACAATTTGATAACCAAATGGCAGTCGATAGAGTATATTACCGCTCAAAATATGGACCGCCGTGCGTTTGATTTATTAAACAGCATTACCGTAGTACCGGGTGCCATTGGAGCTTTCCGTAAACAGGCTATTAACGATGCCGGTGGTTTTACTTATGATACCCTTGCCGAAGATTGCGATTTAACCATGCGCATATTAAAACAAGGCTATATTGTAAAAAATTGTGCCGAAGCCATAGCTTATACCGAAGCGCCCGAATCTATAAGTATGTTATTAAAACAGCGTTTTAGATGGAGCTTTGGCGTAATGCAAAGTTTCTGGAAAAACCGCGATGCCCTGTTTAATAAAAAATATAAGTTTTTTGGAATGGTGGGCATGCCTAACATTTTGATATTCCAAATTATACTGCCACTGTTTTCGCCACTGGCCGATTTGATGATGATATTTGGTTTGTTTGGCGATCATAAAGAAAAAATTATAATTTACTACGTAGCCTTTGTATTGGTTGACCTCCTAGTGGGTGTAATAGCCTTTAAGCTTGAACGCGAAAACTACAAAAAACTGGTTTACATTATACCGCAGCGTTTTGTATGGCGCCAGTTAATGTACTATGTACTGTTTAAATCCATCCGCAGGGCAGTAAAGGGCGAGTTAAGCGGCTGGGGAGTATTAAAACGCACCGGTAATGTTACCGCACGCGAAGGTGCGCCAAAACCTTGA
- a CDS encoding pyruvate dehydrogenase complex E1 component subunit beta, with amino-acid sequence MREIQFREALREAMNEEMRKDETIYLMGEEVAEYNGAYKVSQGMLDEFGAKRVIDTPISELGFAGIAIGSAMNGLKPIVEFMTFNFSLVAIDQVINGAAKIMSMSGGQFSVPIVFRGPTGNAGMLSSQHSQCFENWYANCPGLKVVVPSNPYDAKGLLKSAILDPDPVIFMESELMYGDKGEVPEETYYIEIGKAKVVSEGTDVTLVGFGKIMKVVILAAAELAKEGISAEVIDLRTVRPIDYATVINSVKKTNRLVIVEESWPLGSIATEVAFKVQKDAFDYLDAPILRIMGGDVPLPYAPTLIQEYLPNPEKVVKAVKEVMYVNK; translated from the coding sequence ATGAGAGAAATACAATTCAGAGAAGCACTTCGTGAAGCAATGAACGAAGAGATGCGCAAGGACGAAACAATTTATCTGATGGGTGAAGAAGTTGCCGAATATAACGGTGCTTATAAAGTTAGCCAGGGTATGTTAGATGAATTTGGCGCAAAACGTGTTATTGATACGCCAATTTCTGAATTGGGTTTTGCAGGTATAGCAATTGGTTCGGCCATGAACGGCTTAAAACCTATTGTTGAGTTTATGACGTTTAACTTCTCATTAGTAGCCATCGACCAGGTAATTAACGGTGCTGCCAAAATCATGTCAATGAGCGGTGGCCAGTTCTCTGTACCTATCGTGTTCCGCGGCCCAACCGGTAACGCGGGTATGTTAAGCTCACAACATAGCCAATGCTTTGAAAACTGGTATGCAAACTGCCCCGGTTTAAAAGTAGTTGTTCCATCAAACCCATACGACGCTAAAGGACTTTTAAAATCGGCTATATTAGATCCGGATCCGGTTATCTTCATGGAGTCGGAATTAATGTATGGCGATAAAGGCGAAGTTCCGGAAGAAACTTATTATATTGAAATAGGTAAAGCCAAAGTAGTTAGCGAAGGCACCGACGTTACTTTAGTTGGCTTTGGTAAAATAATGAAGGTTGTTATTTTAGCTGCAGCAGAGTTAGCTAAAGAAGGCATAAGCGCCGAAGTGATCGACTTACGCACCGTTCGCCCTATTGATTATGCTACCGTTATCAACTCGGTTAAAAAAACCAACCGCTTAGTTATTGTTGAAGAAAGCTGGCCATTAGGCTCAATAGCTACCGAAGTTGCTTTTAAAGTACAAAAAGATGCTTTTGATTATTTAGATGCACCAATTTTGCGCATTATGGGTGGCGACGTACCATTGCCTTACGCTCCAACCCTGATACAAGAATATCTGCCAAACCCAGAAAAAGTGGTTAAGGCGGTTAAAGAAGTGATGTACGTGAATAAGTAA